The region CGCGCTCGTGCCGGCGCTCGGCGGCCGTGGCGCCGGCCGCCGAGCGCAGGCGCTGCGCGTGCGGCAGCAGCGCCTCGGGCAGGTCGGCGCTCCCGTGGTGCGTGAGCAGCGTCGTGATGCGTGCCCGACGGCGGGCCAGCTCGCGCTCCTGCCCGGCCAGGTCCGCGTCGATCGTGGCGAGGAGGTCGGCGGCCGCCGCGTCGTCGTCGATCACGCGTGCGACCTGCGCCAGCGGGACGCCGAGCGCGGTGAAGTGGCCGATGCGCAGCACGATCGCGAGGTGGCGCGCGGTGTAGCGCCGGTAGCCGCCCGAGGACCGCTCGGGCTCCTCGAGCAGCCCGATCTGGTGGTAGTGCCGCAGCGTCCGCGGCGTGACGCCGGCGAGCTCCGCCAGCTCGTGCGTCAGCAGCTCATGCGGGCGCCCCATGCGGGCGATTCTGCAACGAGCGGCTCGCGAGCACCACCGCGAGCGCGAGCACCCACACCCCGGTGAGCGCGAAGGCCGCGACCGACGCGCTCGCGACGCCCGCCAGCACACCGGCTCCCGCGATCCCCAGCGGGGCCGCCACGAGGAGCGCCGAGTTCTGCAGCGCGAGCACGCGTCCGCGCGCGGCGTCGGGCGTGTGCCGGACCTGGAGGACGCCGAGCACGGCCCCGAGCATCGCGTTCCCGAGCCCGACGACGGCGGCGCCCGCGAAGACGACCGGCAGCGACGCCAGGGTCGAGACCGCGACGAACCCGGCGGTCACCAGCAGCGCCCCGGCCCCGAGCCACGCCCCCTGCGACAGCCGCCGCGCGAGACCGGAGTACAGCGCCGCGCCCACCAGCATCCCGAGCGCGAGCGCCGTGAGGACCAGCCCGAGGAGCTCCGGCCGCGCGAGCACCGTGAAGTGCACCGGCAGCACGAGCCCCTGCATCCCCGCCAGCACCGTGGCGAGGCCGAGGATCAGCACGATGGTGGCGACCAGCAGGCGGCTGCGGCGCAGCACCGCCACACCCCCGGTGATCTGCTGCCACGGGGTCTCGGCGGGGACGGCGTCGGGGGCGACGCCGTCGGGCGCCGGAGCGCCGTCGCTCCCCACGCGCCCGATGTCGCGCGGGAGCAGGAGGGTGACCAGCGCGGCCGCCGTCGACGTCGCCGCCGTGACCACGAGCACCCCGGTCGTGCCGAGCAGGGCGATCAGCGTGCCGGCGAGCGCCGGCCCGATCACGAGGGCCGCCGACGTCAGCGCCTGGCGCAGCCCCACGAGCCGCTCGAGCGGTACACCGCTGCGGCGTGCGACGGCGGCCACGAGCACCTCGCGCGCCGTCATGCCCGGCACGTCGCCGAACGCCCCGAGGATCCCGAGGACCACGAACCACCACAGCTCCAACCCGACCAGCGCGTCCACCACCGGGAGCGCCGCGATCGCGACGGCGGAGATCACGTCCGACGTCGCCGACAGCGTGCGTCGGTTCCACCGGTCGAGGACGACGCCGGCGGCCAGGCCGATCAGCACGGCCGGGACCGCGGTGGCCGCGGAGATGGCGCCCATGCTGAGCGGGCTGCCGGTGACCTGCAGGACGATCAGGGGCAGCGCGACGGCGGCGATGCCGTTGCCGAGCAGCGAGAGCAGGTGGGAGGCGAGGTAGGCGAGCGCGACGAGTGGCATGGCTGCGACTCCACACCCCGACGTCGCGTCGGGGTCAAGGCGGCGGCGATCGCGGGCCCTCCGCCCGGCCCGGCCTCAGAGCCGGGCGTCGACCGTTCCGGCGAGACCGAGGGCGAGCAGGCGCGCGTCTGCGGTCATGAAGTCCCAGCCCTGGCGCTGCGCCTGGGCGAGCAGCGACCGGTCGAAGGGGTCGTGGCGGTCGAGGCCGGGCAGCAGCCGCACCGCCTCCGCATCCTCGGCCGTGAACGGGGCGTGGTGCAGGCCCTGCTGCGCGACCAGCTCGGCGAAGCGCTCGGGCGTGCTCACCCGGCCGAGCATCGCCTTGATCGTCAGCTCGAGGAACGTGATGGCCGAGACGTGGACGCGCGCGGCACGGGTCAGCCGGGTCCGAGCCGCAGCACCGAGGCGGTCGTCGTCGGCCAGCAGCCACAGCAGCACATGACTGTCGATCAGCATGCGGCGCCGGCCGGGTCGCCGTCGAACAAGGCAGCCACCTCGGCGTCCGCGGCCTCGCCGAAGGCCTCGTCGTCGTAGGAGATCTGACCCGCGAGTCCCCCGAAGGCGAGGTCGGGTCGGCCCACGGGTCGCAGCTCGGCGACCGGGCGGCCGGCACGGGCGATCACGACCTCCTCGCCCGCGAGCACCCGCTCGACCAGTCGCGAGAGGTGCGTCTTGGCCTCGTGCATGTTGACGATGGTGGGCATGCGCCCGAGTCTAGTCCGACTTAGGCGACCAGCGTGTCTGCCTGGACCACTGACATCGAGGCGGTGGTCAGGTCGGCCGCCGTCGCCGCACTCCGCCCGCAGGCCCCTCGCCCCGGCGGCTGGGCCCTCGCCACCAGCGGCTGGCCCCTCGCTGGGAGCGGCTGACGGCGCGGCCACCGGCCGTCGCGCGGCGTGTCGCCGCGGACA is a window of Litorihabitans aurantiacus DNA encoding:
- a CDS encoding type II toxin-antitoxin system Phd/YefM family antitoxin; this translates as MPTIVNMHEAKTHLSRLVERVLAGEEVVIARAGRPVAELRPVGRPDLAFGGLAGQISYDDEAFGEAADAEVAALFDGDPAGAAC
- a CDS encoding MerR family transcriptional regulator; this translates as MGRPHELLTHELAELAGVTPRTLRHYHQIGLLEEPERSSGGYRRYTARHLAIVLRIGHFTALGVPLAQVARVIDDDAAAADLLATIDADLAGQERELARRRARITTLLTHHGSADLPEALLPHAQRLRSAAGATAAERRHEREQLVLLAHLSAGASRWLADLLDALAASGADHTALVDDFARLGPETTPQEEADLTRRLVELLGPALRDAERPVIDRRSDELLAHHRAGSVNESQARVLAHLTAAVDGV
- a CDS encoding type II toxin-antitoxin system VapC family toxin, yielding MLIDSHVLLWLLADDDRLGAAARTRLTRAARVHVSAITFLELTIKAMLGRVSTPERFAELVAQQGLHHAPFTAEDAEAVRLLPGLDRHDPFDRSLLAQAQRQGWDFMTADARLLALGLAGTVDARL
- a CDS encoding MFS transporter; its protein translation is MPLVALAYLASHLLSLLGNGIAAVALPLIVLQVTGSPLSMGAISAATAVPAVLIGLAAGVVLDRWNRRTLSATSDVISAVAIAALPVVDALVGLELWWFVVLGILGAFGDVPGMTAREVLVAAVARRSGVPLERLVGLRQALTSAALVIGPALAGTLIALLGTTGVLVVTAATSTAAALVTLLLPRDIGRVGSDGAPAPDGVAPDAVPAETPWQQITGGVAVLRRSRLLVATIVLILGLATVLAGMQGLVLPVHFTVLARPELLGLVLTALALGMLVGAALYSGLARRLSQGAWLGAGALLVTAGFVAVSTLASLPVVFAGAAVVGLGNAMLGAVLGVLQVRHTPDAARGRVLALQNSALLVAAPLGIAGAGVLAGVASASVAAFALTGVWVLALAVVLASRSLQNRPHGAPA